Proteins encoded together in one Miscanthus floridulus cultivar M001 chromosome 16, ASM1932011v1, whole genome shotgun sequence window:
- the LOC136510543 gene encoding glutathione S-transferase T3-like: MANLLPYFKVFNNKGVGFKHLHQAFKDFISMKVKFEYYWKAVAAEFNDNVPNNSHKRSIKQLKTHWGDVKRDITKFSGAYAKAMNARSSGQSDDMVKKAAHEFFKNDNKGRSFIYEYLWDVAKEMPKWHRIIQEESTPKRTKLSNSGAYTSSSNQDTKGETMSREVHPEGQKKAKARLKGIGKSAAPSPLSSQQSQNMVMYHEAMSMKAKSARAKKYNTYLKLLEIDTSNFSEKEKNRHESILDQIAKDLAEE, from the exons ATGGCCAATCTGCTCCCATATTTCAAGGTGTTCAACAACAAGGGAGTTGGCTTCAAGCACCTCCACCAGGCTTTCAAGGATTTCATCTCCATGAAAGT GAAATTTGAGTACTATTGGAAAGCTGTAGCCGCTGAGTTCAACGACAACGTGCCAAATAATAGCCACAAGAGGTCAATCAAACAATTGAAGACACATTGGGGTGATGTCAAGAGGGATATCACAAAGTTCAGTGGAGCCTATGCTAAAGCTATGAATGCACGCAGCAGTGGGCAATCTGATGACATGGTGAAGAAAGCAGCCCATGAGTTTTTCAAGAATGACAACAAGGGTAGGTCTTTTATATATGAGTATCTATGGGATGTGGCCAAGGAGATGCCCAAATGGCACAGAATCATCCAAGAGGAGAGCACACCAAAAAGGACCAAGCTATCTAACTCAGGAGCATACACTTCTTCGTCCAACCAAGACACAAAGGGGGAAACCATGAGTAGAGAGGTACATCCCGAGGGGCAGAAGAAAGCGAAGGCAAGGCTGAAAGGGATAGGAAAATCTGCTGCGCCATCTCCTTTGAGCAGCCAACAAAGTCAAAATATGGTTATGTATCATGAAGCAATGTCAATGAaagcaaaatcagcaagggctaaAAAGTATAACACCTATTTGAAACTGCTGGAAATAGATACCTCAAACTTcagtgaaaaagaaaaaaacaggcATGAGAGCATACTGGATCAGATTGCAAAAGACTTGGCTGAAGAGTAG